From the genome of Vitis riparia cultivar Riparia Gloire de Montpellier isolate 1030 chromosome 2, EGFV_Vit.rip_1.0, whole genome shotgun sequence:
TCAAAGCCAGTCTCTACTCCATTTGTTGGACATATCAAATTAAGCAAGAAGTCTTGTCCAtctatagagaaagaaaaagataaaatgtcAGTCATTTCGTATTCATTGAGAATTGGAAATTTGATGTATGTTATGGTGCGTACACATCCAGATATTTCTCATGCACTAAGAGTCATGAGCAGATTTCTAGCAAATCCCAATAAGACTCATTGAGAAGCGGTAAAATGGATCTTCAAGTATCTCAGAGGAACCTTAAAGGTATGTTTAAGCTTTAGGGGAACAAAACCATTTCTTGAAGGGTATACAGATTCTGATATGGCTAGAGACCTAGATAGTAGAAAATCTACTTATGGGTACTTATTTACATTTATAGGGGGAGTTATATCATGGCAATCAAAGTTATAAAAGCGTGTTTCATTATCTACTACAGAAGCGGAGTACATAGCAGATATTGAAGCTGGGAAATAGATGTTTTGGATGAAGCGGTTTCTTCAGGAACTAGGTTTGAGATAGAAAGACTACATAGTATATTACGACAGTAAAAGTGCTATAAACTTAAGCAAGAACACTATGTACCATGCAAGGACGAAACACatagatgtgagatatcactaGATCAGGAAGGCTATTGAAGAGCAACTATTCCAAGTAAGAAAGATCCACACAGATAAGAATATTGCTGATATGATAACGAAGGtctttataaaagaaaaacttgCACAATGTGTCAGGAACGCCAACATAGGCTCCTACTAGAAGTCAAGAGATTTCCCATCTTCGGCTGATGCATGGGTCTGGGAGGGTTGACAAGCAGCCATCTTAAGAAACCAAAAATTGTTTGGTTTCAGTTGCCTTATGTCGCCACCGCTATAGCTCTTTTTCTTATCAATAAATTGTTACGGTTTTTCTTCCAATAGGAGCCTACCTATATTTCAACCAATTGAGGCCATCTTCAGCCTTAAAAAATTTCCTATAAATAATAGGCTTCTGAGGATCATTTGTAGACACAGAAAATTCCAACCATAGAGGGTTGTGTAGAAAAGTGATAAAAGAATGATGGGTATCATATCAGGGAGAGTGTGTGAGAGAAAAAATTAGCGTCCATAGGGAAAGTactgaatgataaaattttgaggATTGTGAGCATATCTTGGGGTGTGTGAAACTCAAGTAAGGGCAATATTTTGCCTTAATTTTACCACATAGTGGATTCTTTTCTCGACTTTGCCCCATGAAGGTTTCCTTCATTTTGAGAGTTTTACCACGTAAATTAGgtgttcttttttcttgtcACTGTATTTTCCGTAAATTGGCACAACTATCCAACTGCACATTTTATTTTTCGTGGATTGACACTGTCACCCATTTACTCATTTATAAAGGTTGACATAGCCATCCGActtcttatttaaatttttaaaggtTGACATAGCCACCCAGCtggttatttaaattttttaaggttgGTATAGTCACCCAACTTGCTCATTTAATTTCTTGTGGATTGGCATTGCCACCCAATTACTAATTGATAATTATTGTGGATTGGCAAAGCCACCCAAATATTACTTGTTGTAAGATTTAACAGGTCACACACATTCCCAACAGAAGTAAGAGTGTGTTGTAATGGAATAAAAACTGGGAACCTAATTCAAAATAGTAGAACCCATATCTTTGTTTTTCGTCTTAGAAAAAGTGAAGCCAATTGAATTATTCGAATGAGTTGGCTTTTCTATGAAAAGAGTAAAGCACGATGGATTAATATGGTCTAGTCTTTCGATCAGGTAATTAGCAATGATCCACACAAGAGTGTGATGCATCGAGTTGCAATGAACTACAACAAAGGCAACATATCTATCCCTACATGCCACTGCCCATCACCAGATGTTGTAATTGGTCGAATAAGTCAAGTTGGGTCTTGTTTGATTCAATAGGATTAATCTCTCAATCAATATGCTTATAACtcaattgacttatttatttaaaatcaagctttaaatgaatcaaatataagttaaatagaTTATAGATATAGTCAAGTTAATCAATATAATCgttaattaaatcaatcaacTCAAATTTGTGTTATCCCAATTGATCTAAAAATAACGTATttattaaatggattataaAGGTCAATATAAATTTAACCTAAACACGATTATACTCAACTTAATCTTAcataaaatatgtcaaattcaaGTCCTGTCAATGAATCATACCAAACTTTTCCCCCCATATATCTACCTTTTTCAGGTGCCATGTCTCCTTTTGGCCTAATTCCCCTTTAAGATTTGAATGCTACCATGGTCGAATTATCTGCTTGACCCAAGCTATATTTAGAATGTTGGGACACCTACTTTCCTAGCTCCATCTCCAAGAAAATCCTTTGATGAACTACTATTTTCCTCCCTCAATATCATTAGAAGCTTTCCacgacaaaaaataaaatataattataatggAGACTAAAGTGGCTGAATTTCCAATCAGGCCAATTTCTTATGCATTTATGGTTGTCAATTTGCTTTCCGTATGCTAGGATGACACGGGGAGATGTTCTAGAAAGATTAGCTCATCTTTTAGGATGACTATGCAAGATTTTCTGAAAAGCTGAACCTTATGTTTGCTTCGTAAAGtacaaagcaaataaaaaaatattaaaaaaatgattttttttattatactataatttttttttaaattaaatataattaaaattaattaaaaacttatatattataaaatttttaatttttatattgataaattaaaataaataaaatgagtttaaaataataaataaaaataatttatcatctttaattctatttttttattttttttcactctttatttattttacaattttcctcaaatttttccGACAATCGAACATAACTGGAAAGTATTTATCTAAAGAAAATTAGTAGAAGTCGAGGCACACAAGATTGAAATCCCAGCAACAGAAACAAGTGTTTGACTGTGATTAGGAAAAGGGACAGCGGTGCCAATTTAAGCAGCCAAGTTTgattgtgatatatatatacatgccaCTAATACAAAAATTGATATAGTAGGACTAGTTTCTGTGAACGAAGCTTGTAGAGTTAAAAGAATTGTCAATACCAACCTGAAGTTCTCTAGCACTGAAGCCCCATGGAAAAAAGGCAGATGGTTACATCAACCGAGGAAGAGGAAGACAGCCACCGCCAGTATGCTATGCAATTGGTAAGCGCATCTGTACTGCCTATGGTCTTGAAAGCAGCCTTGGAGCTGGGTGTGCTGGAGATCATAGAGAGGGCTGGACCAGGGGCACTTCTCTCCCCTTCCGAGATTGCATCCCACCTCCCCATCCACAACAACCCTGATGCCCCTTTTTCGCTTGATCGTATCCTCCGCCTTCTGGCAAGCCATTCCATTCTCACTTGCTCTCGTCACCCACCATGATGGCAAGGTCCACAGGCTTTATGGTTTGGCACCCGTGTCCAAATACTTCATCCCAAACCAAGATGGAGTTTCGCTGGCTCCTTTCCTACATGCCATCCAGGACAAGGTCATAGTAGATACCTGGTAATAAAATTCACATAATCCAATTACTTCATCATCATCTCTTTCTTACTTCAAACTTCAATGTGAAAATCATAACAGGAACCATTTGAAAGATGCGGTTCTGGAAGGGGGATTGCCATTTAAAAGGACCTATGGAATGGATGCGATTGATTATGTGGGAAAGGATGCCAGGCTCTGCGAGGTTTTCAGGGACTACAACCCAATTTTTATGAACAAGATCTTGGAAACTTACAGTGGTTTTGAAGGTCTAAAATCACTGGTGGATGTGGGTGGAGGCAATGGTAGTATCCTCAATATGATCGTTTCCAAGTATCCTTCCATTAAGGGTATTAACTTCGATTTGGCCCCAGTTATAGAAAAGTCACCCTCTTATCCTGGTATGGGCCACATATCCTATCTGCTACTAGGTCATACTGTTCAGTTCAAtccaaaataaattcaaacagTGAATTGAAAATTAAGGATAATCTTGTTCCAAATGGAGATGCTATCTTCATGAAGGTCagtcttcaattttcaaaaccaaaatcaatTTCCAAGTAGAGCATTCAGTTTCTCCCCATAACAAGGATGggaatgtaaaataaaagtcaaataaTGGAGTGCTCTCAACTAATCTGAGTGTTTTGAATGAAACAGTGGATACTCCACAGTCGGAACGACGAGAAGTGCCTGAAGTTGCTAAGGAATTGCTACCAAGCATTACCAGACAATGGAAAGGTTATTGTGGTGGATATGGCGATCCCAGAAACCCCTGAACCAAGCGCTGCAGTGAAAAGCTCATTTCAGCTTGAATTTTTTTCGACGAATATGAAAACTGATAGGAAGGAGAGGACAGAAGCAGAATTTGCAAAATTAGGAAAAGAATCTGGATTTTCTAATACCAAAGTGGTAtgtgttaggaagtgtcccaaattcctaattagtatagattcctttttgtaaaaaatattatatagaatctttctaggttgatatattattgtaatattagacttccttatagaataaggaaggttgttggaaatatctctataaatattttaggtcatgaggggaaaaagttatgagatagagatgggcatgtagagactatacaaggtggatagagatgtgaggaagaacgggaggtacccggtggagcgagagAGCTCGTAgtagggtatggatacaaggagtggggaagcatgtgatgtttcgggaacccactagttgtatctggttctgtcctctgtaatattctctattatatagtggaatcattatctctcatccgtggacgtaagcatggttggccgaaccacgttaaaacatcgtgtaccgtatgtgtgattgttttatctttgtgttcttgaactaacattgttggcatcaaagctttcgttggcactacaGCATGCTGTGCCTATAACTTCTCGATGGTGGAATTCcataaaaatatgtaatatgAGCAGAGAAATTTCTCGTCTTAATCAAACTAGTAATAGATATATGAATTCCATGGGCAGCGCATGGCTATGAACCACTATCCTATTCCCAATGTCTTCATTATCAAAATCAGTGATCAAATGCAAGTAAGTTTTGATCTTTGATTCTtacaaaaagttgaaaataaaaaaggcccACCTGCAAGAAAGAGGAAATTTCCCTTTGAATAAGTCGGAACAGGTAGCACACCTTCAATAAGCATCAATGTAAAAAGAGCAATGGGGCCTGTTGTTTATCAGCACCACTCAATTGACCACCAGTATGAAATACCAGATGAGTTTCAAGCATTTGacaatgatgatgaagaaagaTCCTGGTCCTCATTTTCATATTCTGGGACAGTGGAATGAAAACTGGGAACCTACTTCAAAAGGGTGGAACCCATCTCTTGTTTTCTTATCTTTGAAAAAGTGAAGGCAAGTAAATCATTCGAATGGACCGGCTTTCCTGGAGCAGGCGGGGACAATGTATTTATATGGTCTACTCTTTCGGCCAGGTGATTAGCAATGATCCATACAAGAGTGTGCTGCATGGAGCTGTGATGAACTGCCACAAAGATTGCATCTCCGTCCATACATTCCACTGCCCATCACCAGATGCCGTAATAGGCCAGATGATCACCCAGCTGCCTATAGGAATTTCACTCAATTTTGGAACAGAGGACTTGCAACTGAGTTCTGCTTAGACACTTTCAAAGCAACTAGCACATGGTGTCCTTTCCCTGCCAGTTTCTGAGATGCATGAAATGTATTATAGTATCTAATCACGGTCTGAGACCTTATAACCATTTAATGGTAAAGTCctattttaataattaggtcGAGTTAGATCTTGTTCGAGTCAATATGATTAATCTTTTAATTTGACACATTTATGACTCAATTAACCTAAAATCAAGTTTCAAATTAATCAAATGTAGGTTAAATAGGTTACAATAATAATCAAGTTAAGCATCACaattattcaataaatcaatgaaAGTCAAATTCATATTAAACAGACGgattaaatttggtttttaagtAGATTATGTATGTTAATACAATTTCAtcaaaacattattattttccaTCCAAACCTATGAAAAACATATCAAGTTCAAGTCGTATTAACAAATCATCTCAAATAAGGAAGTAAATGAAGTAGATAGGGTCCAAAAAGGCTTCCTCAACCCTATCccccttaaaaaattattgcacATTCCAACCTTATTCCTCGCTTTAAACTAAGCATGACAAGGGCACGATTCTTGCTAAtgcttttaatttcaaaattttatatttaatcttttaatttttaaatgtaaaattatatataaactaatatatttaatatctatttttattttttaaatattaaattatgtatagtatattattttaaattttatataaatataagagaataatgataatatataatcgGACAGGGGCGGGTGGGAATAGGATCCCCATCCCTGATCCgggtattttgaaaaatttccaTGCCCTCGAACCCGACATCGATTATTCTCCCCGTACAATCCAACAGATTTTTCTTGTCATACCTAGGATCAAACTTTGTACCCCTGTGTCTACTTTTTTCCCTCCCAATCATGGCATTTAACATTTGGATACTACCATCACCATGCTCAAATCATTTGCTTAATCCAAAGCTATATTCAAAATGTTGGGAAAACCTCCTTTTCTAACTCCATCTCCAAAATAATTCCTTGATGCACTACTATTGTCGTCCACAAACATCATTAGAAACTTTCCGggacaaaaaaaatcataatggAGACTAAAGTGGCTGAATTACCAATCAAGTCAATCCCTTATGGATTTTTGATAAGAGtaagacaatttttaaaaataatgccccatagtaaaaaaaataattctaaatctaCATAGTTTTGTTCAACgaggagagagaagaaatttgtaaatgagaaatcgtctcttgaaaagacgattttcactataaaaaaaaaaaattaattctcactttaaaataaaaaataaaaataaaaaacatgtagGAAATCccacacaaaaaaataaataaattctcacttaaaaatttaaaaaaaaaaaaaaccatgtggGAAATTGTCTCTTTCACCCTCCCCCAACAAAAGctaaaagtgagaaattctcacttaaaaaaaaaacaaaacaaaaaacaaaaccttaaaattttttttgtcattctttattctatttatgCAATGATTcgattattataaatatatattataaaattaattaattttatttactaaatttaatttataaataatatactaaatttaatataagataaataatatttatatattgtttttttctttcactttggaattaaaaaaaaaactattatcaattttatgcaaaaattgagtttaaaaaattgttattaatttattaaataaaaactaaaaaaacaaaaacgttaaaaacgatttttaaaaaaaaaaaactttaaaaatctatttgtcTATTCCATATTAtacttatacaataatacaattattaaaaatatatattataaaattaattaattttatttactaaatttaatttataaatagtatactaaatttaatataagataaatattatttatcttatattaaattaaataaaattaattaattttataatatatatttttaataattgtaatattgtataagtataatatgaaataaaaaaatagatttttaaagttttttaatcgttttgtttttttatttaataaattaataacatttttttaaactcaattttcacataaaaatgataatatttttttttaattccaaagtgaaagagaaaaacaatatataaatattatttatcttatattaaatttagtatattatttataaattaaatttagtaaataaaattaattgattttataatatatatttataataatcgaattattgtataaatagaataaagaatgaaaaaaaaaatttaaggttttgttttttttttaagtgagaatttctcatttttggcTTTTGTTGGGGGGAGGGTGACTTCTATGAAGAAACGATTTCCCACAtggtttaatatatatatatattttaaagtaagaattttttttttttttttttgtgaaaattgtctctttaagagacaattTTCCACTTaggtgtttttgaaaatttatgtgACTTTTGTTAAAAGACTAttggtgtttttttaaaaaaaaaaaaaatttaaagtgagaatttatttatttattatttttttgtggaaatcgtCACTTTAAGATACGATTTCCCacttagatttctttttttttttttttttgtggaatcatttctttaagagacgattttccacttaggtttttttttttttttttaaattttaaagtgaattattattattattattattattatttatgaaagtaatatcttcaaaagacgatttctcacttacaaatttcttttctcttctcgTTGGACAAAATTAcgtaaatttgaaaatttttttttagcacGGTAATTCagacattattttaaaaaactatcttactcttatcaaaaatccaatttcttatGCATTTATGGTTGTCAGTttattttctaacttttctGTATGTTAGGATGACACGGGGAGATGTTCTAGAAAGATTAGCGTTTCTTTTAGTAAGACACGGCAAGAATTCCTGGAGAAGTCAAGGTAGCCAAGATTGAAATCCCAGCAGTAGAAATAGACTTTTCACTGCGATTGAACAAGTTAGAGCCGTGCCAATTTAAACAACCAAGTTTTGATTgtgatatatatacatatacatacgGCCAAGTTTCTGTGAACAAGATTGTAGAGTTAAAAGAATTGTCAATACCAACCTGAAGTTCTCTGTTTGGCACTGAAGCCCCATGGAAAAAAGGCAGATGGTATCATCAACCGAGGAAGAGGAAGACAGCCACCGCGAGTATGCTATGCAATTGGTAAGCGCATCTGTACTGCCTATGGTGTTGAAAGCAGCCTTGGAGCTGGGTGTGCTGGACATCATAGGGAGGGCTGGACCAGGGGCACTTCTCTCCCCTTCAGAGATCGCATCCCACATCCCCACCCACAACCCTGATGCCCCTTTTGCACTTGATCGCATCCTCCGCCTTTTGGCTAGCCATTCCATTCTTACTTACTCTCTTGACACCCACCATGATGGCAAGGTCCATAGGCTCTATGGTTTAGCACCCGTGGCCAAATACTTCGTCCCAAACCAAGATGGAGTTTCGCTGGCTATTTACCTACGAACCATTCAGGACAAGGTCACAGTGGATATCTGGTAATTAGATTCACATAATCCTATtacttcatcatcatcatctcctTATTACTTCAAACTTTAATGTGAAAATCTTCCATAACAGGCACCATCTTAAAGATGCAGTTGTGGAAGGGGGACTGCCATTTAGAAGATCCTACGGAATGGATGCCATTGATTATGTGGGGAAGGATGCCAGGTTCTTCGAGATGCTCAAGGCCTCCAACAGGGACTACATCCCAATGTTCATGAACAAAATCCTGGAAACTTACAAAGGTTTTGAAGGTCTAAAATCATTGGTGGACGTGGCTGGAGGCAACGGCAGTGTCCTCAATTTCATCGTTTCCAGGTATCCTTCCATCAAGGGTATCAACTTCGATTTGGCCCCTGTTATAGAGAAGTTGCCCTCTTACCCTGGTATGGATCACATATCCCATCTGCTACTTGGCCATATTGTTCAGTTCAATCAAAGTAATTTCACACTGTGAACTGAAAGgaaaaggataatcttgttgCAGGCATTGAGCATGTTGCAGGGGATATGTTCACAAGCGTTCCAAAAGGAGATGCCATCTTCATGAAGGtcagttttcaattttcaaaaccaaaatcaacTTAGAGTAGTTTCTTTCCACAACATGGATGAGAAATGTGGATAGAAGTCAAATAATGGAATGCTTTTGACTAACCTGACAGTGTTTCGAATGAAACAGAATATACTTCACAGTTGGAGTGATGAGCACTGCGTGAAGCTACTAAGGAATTGCTACCATGCATTACCAGACAATGGAAAAGTCATTGTGGTGGATGCGGTGATCCCAGATGCCCCCGAACCAAGCGCTCAGGTGAAAAGCACATATCAGCTTGATTTGTTTATGATGAATTTGAACCCTGATGGGAAGGAGAGGACAGAAAAAGAATTTGCAGAATTAGCAAAAGAAGCTGGATTTTTCAGTACCAAAGTGGCCTGCTGTGCTTATAGTTTCTCACTGGTGGAATTCCATAAAAAGATGTAGCATGATTTTATCATGATAGTAATATAGAGAAATGAGGATTGTTGTAAGTTTTGATACTAGTAATATAGGGAAATGAGGGTTGTTGGAAGAAGAGTTTAGGCTTGATCGGTATTGAACTGAAGCacatttcaccatttttttatcatctcaGCACATTGTGTTTCTTCTACTGTAAACAaactaaaaaccaaaaaaaatcacttaGATATCATCAGCCATGTAAAATCAAAGGGCCAAAAAGGCccctctcccccccccccccccccccccccctctttaCATATACAACACCATATCTATGACTAATCAGTCCCCCTCTTGCCATTTATTCATGTTCCATCTAAATGGTCCCATGGATGATATCTACTTCATTAGAATAGGTCCCATGATCTCTGCTTGGGCCCTGATTATAGGATACCCCTTTTAACATTTGGATGCTACCCTGCTGAAATTATTTGCCTAATCCTTCCTAACTTTATTCAGAATGTCTCAACTCCTTTCACTCCAGCTCCTTACCAATCTCCCGTTGGAAGTTGGAACAACAATCTTCCAACAAGCTCTTTTCTCAAACCTCCTCTATGCTAATTCACTAACAATTGT
Proteins encoded in this window:
- the LOC117928551 gene encoding caffeic acid 3-O-methyltransferase-like; translation: MEKRQMVSSTEEEEDSHREYAMQLVSASVLPMVLKAALELGVLDIIGRAGPGALLSPSEIASHIPTHNPDAPFALDRILRLLASHSILTYSLDTHHDGKVHRLYGLAPVAKYFVPNQDGVSLAIYLRTIQDKVTVDIWHHLKDAVVEGGLPFRRSYGMDAIDYVGKDARFFEMLKASNRDYIPMFMNKILETYKGFEGLKSLVDVAGGNGSVLNFIVSRYPSIKGINFDLAPVIEKLPSYPGIEHVAGDMFTSVPKGDAIFMKNILHSWSDEHCVKLLRNCYHALPDNGKVIVVDAVIPDAPEPSAQVKSTYQLDLFMMNLNPDGKERTEKEFAELAKEAGFFSTKVACCAYSFSLVEFHKKM